The region GCTCGATTCCGGTAGCCGCAGCATAGTCAACCGCGCCGACCCGGAGTCGTTGTTTGGCCTGCCCGAGTCTGAGCAGCATGCCGAGCGCATTCGCGGCCCGCGAGGGCGACGGAAAGACGGGAACATTGCCCTTGGCGAATATCGCCCGCGCGTCGCCATTGATGGCGCGCGGGGTCGAAGAAAATACGACGACCGGTTTCGTATAGTCCTGGGCAACCCGGGTCAGCACCTGCGCGGCAACCGTACTGCCCTGGGCGCCCGTGGTCGCGAGATTGACGCAAACCGCACCGACACCCCCGTCTTCCAGCACCGCGCGAATCGCCGTCTCGAGTTTCTCTTCATTCCCCGCGGAGAAATACCCCGCGGTCAGGTCGATCGGGTTGTGGATCGCGCCGATGCTCGGTACCACGGGGGCAAGCCGCTCCTGCGTTACTGAGGCTAGTTCGCATAACGACAGCCCTTGGCGCGCGCCGGCGTCGGCGAAAACGATAGCCGACCCGCCTGATACGCCCAGGACACCAACGCCACCCCGCTCAAGATGCTTTTCGGCCTGCAGCAGCTTGAGGTAATCGACGATCTCATGCAGCTCGGTGATTTCGATGATTCCGGTCTGTTTGTAGAGCGCCCGGTAGAAGTCATAGGTGCCGGTCATGCTCGCCGTATGCGACTCGGCGGCCCGCGCCCCTTCATCAGTGACGCCCCCTTTCCACAGGAGGATCGGCTTTCCCGCCGCCAGGGCGCGCTGACCGGCAGCCAGAAGACGCCGTCCATCGCGAGTCCCCTCGATATAGACAACGATGCATTTTGTCTCGTCATCATCGATCAGGGAATCGATGAACTCCACGGAATCGATGTCGGCTTCGTTGCCCGTGGCGATGACGTGCCGGAAGCCTATTCCCTCTTCTGCACATGCAAGCGCGATGCTGTAGCCGAAGCCGCCACTCTGGGTCACGAGAGACACTTGGCCATGTGCAAGTTTGGGCTCTCGGGTGATGCTTCCGAACGCGGCGAAGACGCCTGCGTGGATATTGGCAAAACCCAGGCAATTCGGGCCCACCAAGCGCATCCCCGACTGCCGCGCCACCTCGATGATGGCGCGCTCGCGTTCGATCCCCTCTGCGCCGCTTTCACGGAAGCCGCCGCTCAGAATCAGGGCGTAGCCCACGCGTTTTGCCGCGCAATTTTCCATGACGGGAAGCACGGCTT is a window of Bordetella sp. N DNA encoding:
- a CDS encoding acetate--CoA ligase family protein is translated as MSKFKHLLEPRSIAIVGVSDEAGRPGSQALRALRANGYTGALYPVNPKYQEFDGLKCYPSVEAIQEDVDLVIIGVPAKAVLPVMENCAAKRVGYALILSGGFRESGAEGIERERAIIEVARQSGMRLVGPNCLGFANIHAGVFAAFGSITREPKLAHGQVSLVTQSGGFGYSIALACAEEGIGFRHVIATGNEADIDSVEFIDSLIDDDETKCIVVYIEGTRDGRRLLAAGQRALAAGKPILLWKGGVTDEGARAAESHTASMTGTYDFYRALYKQTGIIEITELHEIVDYLKLLQAEKHLERGGVGVLGVSGGSAIVFADAGARQGLSLCELASVTQERLAPVVPSIGAIHNPIDLTAGYFSAGNEEKLETAIRAVLEDGGVGAVCVNLATTGAQGSTVAAQVLTRVAQDYTKPVVVFSSTPRAINGDARAIFAKGNVPVFPSPSRAANALGMLLRLGQAKQRLRVGAVDYAAATGIEPGAVFSEIDSKEILARAGVAVTRDLLLAAGQTPDLQGFRYPAVVKIVSRDIAHKSEVGGVKLGLRSEAEVHDAIAEVLANAARLVPSARIDGVLVSEMVRGGFELIAGSVNDEVFGPVIMIGAGGIYAEILKDVTYRLAPFDAATAAEMLDELRCRPIFDGARGGAHLDVGAAAKALAALSRFAWANRETVQEVDVNPLFLASDGVVAADALVVTRKPDVTVS